In Mycteria americana isolate JAX WOST 10 ecotype Jacksonville Zoo and Gardens chromosome 5, USCA_MyAme_1.0, whole genome shotgun sequence, one DNA window encodes the following:
- the ERH gene encoding enhancer of rudimentary homolog yields MSHTILLVQPTKRPEGRTYADYESVNECMEGVCKMYEEHLKRMNPNSPSITYDISQLFDFIDDLADLSCLVYRADTQTYQPYNKDWIKEKIYVLLRRQAQQASK; encoded by the exons ATG tctcaCACAATTCTACTTGTCCAGCCTACCAAGAGGCCAGAAGGCAGAACATATGCTGATTATGAATCGGTGAATGAGTGCATGGAAG GAGTCTGTAAAATGTATGAAGAGCATCTGAAGAGAATGAATCCCAACAGTCCATCCATTACATATGATATCAGCCAATTGTTTGACTTCATTGATGACTTGGCAGACCTCAGCTGTCTTGT ttaCCGTGCTGATACTCAGACATACCAACCGTACAATAAAGACTGGATAAAGGAGAAGATCTACGTCCTCCTCCGCAGGCAGGCccagcaagcaagcaaataa